In a genomic window of Echeneis naucrates chromosome 4, fEcheNa1.1, whole genome shotgun sequence:
- the LOC115041766 gene encoding uncharacterized protein LOC115041766 translates to MDDELSRRLYKNSASYKQTLDRIIEKYSKLQYQDGGIEVDLHNTKHRALESHMKHSKNVMNKLESKSLSDLREQSPKVQDITRIPQLDFTQQDGRTDESCVSSSRQLSGEDEDDDEKARSNTTHLTVSSLDDSQRSSLENDLQPEDQDEQLEITLRSHGSSFVELYPCMVSRIETAWHRQNVSEAADSVLRRYRKWRKQSNRVNLNNTFVVTHGPTDSNSKKTTRKAPLKEASNNMKKMSFMSTESIPCSSLQMETNVEDWKAQQSPPEFESGSLRRQQHQPILVMDFSGPSDTPTQKEISLNETFTVSDPSQLGKLNYSCAASPSRHPTAKASLDLPLSSKRFSLSAHSEQAAECPMDVSEMSVVKESPFTYASPVRKSPLKGRMMMSLSASPQSFSRSPKKYALENFSREPTSKRTLNTTLSSPSRKPCVPLRMLCPQDSHLSPQRQLQLLHSTAAAAGTHRLRRHLSFDSSLPFIQDSSPKKLDEDFIKLYHKFVCQNKSPLFNSPPCRFCARSSDAVRVQSSSALAALALSPQRSVLRKRHRQGGCGGNPLSKRSRDECYTSSPGSKRHRNEMLRFSASPSELSNDDLTYSSTKYSMFSKFSMQQRSAIVHQEVWKRQGPPASATDNSAPGVSLESRMVYGYSPRKW, encoded by the exons ATGGACGACGAATTAAGTAGACGGTTGTATAAAAACAGCGCCTCTTACAAACAGACGCTGGACAGAATCATAGAAAAG TATTCCAAACTCCAGTACCAAGATGGGGGGATAGAGGTGGAcctccacaacacaaaacacagag CACTTGAAAGCCACATGAAACACTCCAAAAATGTGATGAACAAGCTGGAATCAAAG AGCCTGTCAGATCTGAGAGAGCAGTCACCAAAAG TGCAGGACATTACAAGAATCCCTCAG TTGGACTTCACACAGCAAGATGGCAGAACTGACGAGTCCTGTGTATCCTCTTCAAGACAGCTTTCtggggaggatgaggatgatgatg AGAAAGCTAGAAGTAACACAACTCATCTGACTGTGAGCTCTTTGGATGACAGTCAGAGAAGTTCATTGGAAAATGATCTCCAGCCAGAGGACCAAGATGAGCAGCTGGAGATCACTCTGAGAAGTCATGGCAGCTCTTTTGTTGAGCTCTACCCCTGCATGGTCAGTCGAATAGAGACAGCCTGGCACCGGCAAAATGTCTCTGAGGCTGCAGACTCTGTGCTTAGGAGGTACCGCAAGTGGCGAAAGCAGTCAAACAGAGTCAATCTCAACAACACCTTTGTTGTCACACACGGGCCCACCGACAGCAACTCAAAAAAGACAACCAGAAAGGCGCCGCTCAAGGAGGCTTCCAACAACATGAAGAAAATGTCATTCATGAGTACGGAATCTATCCCTTGCTCTTCCTTGCAGATGGAAACCAATGTGGAGGATTGGAAAGCACAGCAGAGCCCTCCTGAGTTTGAGAGCGGCTCCCTGAGAAGACAGCAGCACCAGCCTATCCTTGTAATGGATTTCTCTGGTCCCTCTGACACCCCTACACAAAAAGAGATCTCCCTGAATGAGACCTTCACTGTGTCTGATCCGTCCCAACTGGGTAAACTCAACTACTCTTGTGCTGCCAGTCCTTCACGCCATCCCACTGCAAAAGCGTCCTTGGACCTGCCTCTTAGTTCTAAaaggttttctctctctgcacacTCAGAGCAGGCTGCTGAATGCCCCATGGATGTGTCAGAAATGAGTGTTGTTAAAGAAAGCCCTTTTACCTACGCTTCCCCAGTTAGGAAGAGTCCCTTAAAAGGAAGGATGATGATGAGTCTCAGTGCATCACCTCAAAGCTTTTCTAGAAGCCCCAAAAAATATGCTTTGGAAAACTTCTCCAGAGAGCCTACAAGCAAGCGTACACTGAATACCACGCTGTCATCCCCTTCACGAAAGCCTTGTGTGCCACTGAGGATGCTTTGCCCTCaggactcccatctctcccctCAGCGCCAGCTACAGCTCCTTCActcaactgcagcagcagcaggcaccCACAGGCTCCGACGGCACCTTTCCTTTGATTCTTCACTGCCGTTCATCCAGGACTCCTCGCCCAAAAAGCTTGATGAAGACTTTATAAAGCTTTACCACAAGTTCGTCTGCCAGAACAAATCTCCGTTGTTTAACAGTCCCCCCTGCCGTTTCTGTGCTAGAAGCTCTGATGCTGTTAGAGTCCAGTCTTCCTCTGCTTTGGCAGCTCTTGCCTTGTCGCCTCAACGCTCTGTCCTGAGGAAACGCCACAGGCAGGGTGGCTGTGGTGGTAATCCTCTGTCAAAACGCTCCAGGGATGAATGCTACACATCTTCCCCGGGGTCCAAACGGCACAGGAATGAGATGCTGAGGTTCAGTGCCTCTCCCTCTGAGCTATCTAATGATGACCTCACCTATAGTTCCACTAAATACAGTATGTTTAGCAAATTCAGCATGCAGCAGCGCTCAGCAATTGTACATCAGGAAGTCTGGAAGAGACAGGGCCCGCCTGCGTCTGCAACTGACAACTCTGCCCCAG gagTTTCGCTTGAGAGCAGAATGGTATATGGCTACTCCCCAAG aaaatggtga
- the ppat gene encoding amidophosphoribosyltransferase translates to MEFEESGIGEECGVFGCVAAGEWPTQLEVAQVLTLGLVALQHRGQESAGIVTSDGASSPTYTAHKGMGLVNTAFPPEALLKLRYGNLGICHTRYSTTGISELQNCQPFVVDTLHGKIAVAHNGELVNAQALRKKVMRHGVGLSTCSDSELIIQLLALTPPMEELDAPDWVARIKNLMTETPTSYSLLVMFKDVIYAVRDPYGNRPLCIGQLVPISKLHSPGAEEEDTEGWVVSSESCSFQSIGAKYYREVLPGEIVQISKHGIKSLSVVPRPEGDLPAFCIFEYVYFARPDSIFEGQMVYTVRQRCGRQLAIEAPTDADLVSTVPESATPAALGYAQQAGLPYIEVLCKNRYVGRTFIQPNTRLRQLGVAKKFGALTDNFTGKRVVLVDDSIVRGNTISPIIKLLKEAGATEVHIRVASPPIRFPCYMGINIPTKEELIANKPEFQNIAGYIGADSVQYLTVEGLVSAVQEGISFHQNKMIDFGNKSDRRVGHCTACLTGKYPVELEW, encoded by the exons ATGGAGTTTGAAGAGTCCGGTATCGGGGAGGAATGCGGAGTTTTCGGGTGTGTGGCCGCCGGAGAGTGGCCCACACAGTTGGAGGTGGCTCAGGTCTTAACTCTGGGACTGGTGGCGTTACAGCACAG GGGGCAGGAAAGCGCTGGGATCGTTACAAGTGATGGAGCCAGCTCACCTACATACACAGCCCACAAG GGAATGGGACTAGTTAACACTGCTTTCCCGCCTGAGGCTCTTTTGAAACTGCGCTATGGTAACCTTGGCATTTGTCACACGCGCTATTCAACCACTGGAATCTCTGAGCTGCAGAACTGCCAGCCCTTTGTCGTGGATACGTTGCATGGCAAGATCGCTGTAGCACATAATGGAGAGCTGGTTAATGCTCAAGCATTGCGGAAAAAG GTAATGCGCCATGGTGTAGGCCTCTCCACCTGCTCAGACAGTGAGCTCATCATCCAGCTGCTGGCATTGACTCCACCTATGGAAGAGCTGGATGCACCTGACTGGGTGGCCAG AATTAAAAATCTCATGACCGAGACACCAACATCATATTCACTGTTGGTGATGTTTAAAGATGTTATCTACGCTGTGCGTGACCCTTATGGAAATCGACCTCTCTGCATCGGCCAGCTTGTTCCTATCTCTAAGCTCCACAGTCCAG GTGCTGAAGAGGAGGACACGGAGGGGTGGGTTGTGTCATCAGAGTCCTGCAGTTTTCAGTCCATTGGTGCAAA GTACTACAGAGAGGTTCTACCAGGAGAGATAGTGCAGATATCCAAACATGGTATCAAGTCTCTTAGTGTTGTCCCTCGTCCTGAGGGGGACCTCCCTGCCTTCTGCATTTttgaatatgtttattttgccAGACCAGACTCTATTTTTGAAG GACAGATGGTCTATACAGTGAGGCAGCGCTGTGGTCGGCAGTTGGCTATAGAAGCTCCGACTGATGCAGACTTAGTCAGCACTGTGCCAGAGTCTGCAACCCCTGCTGCACTGGGATATGCCCAGCAG GCTGGGTTGCCATACATCGAGGTTTTGTGCAAGAACCGCTATGTTGGAAGAACATTTATTCAACCAAATACCCGTCTGAGGCAGCTTGGGGTTGCCAAGAAGTTTGGAGCACTGACAGACAATTTCACAGGGAAGAGAGTGGTGCTAGTTGATGACTCCATTGTCAGAGGCAACACCATCTCCCCCATTATAAAACTGCTCAAAGAAGCTGGTGCAACAGAG GTCCATATCAGAGTGGCCTCTCCACCAATCAGGTTCCCTTGTTACATGGGCATCAATATTCCGACCAAGGAAGAGCTCATCGCCAACAAGCCAGAATTTCAGAACATTGCTGGATACATTG GTGCAGATAGTGTTCAGTATCTGACAGTGGAGGGTCTTGTATCGGCTGTCCAGGAGGGGATCTCGTTCCACCAGAACAAGATGATCGACTTCGGCAATAAGTCCGACAGGAGAGTAGGCCACTGCACTGCCTGCCTGACAGGGAAATATCCAGTGGAGCTGGAGTGGTAA
- the paics gene encoding bifunctional phosphoribosylaminoimidazole carboxylase/phosphoribosylaminoimidazole succinocarboxamide synthetase, whose amino-acid sequence MEKGAERQRGGDMEVVAEKGSVERQWGEAEVLALMSVWDEVGAQHVAESRATFELISERLRRLSIVRGWWECQAKCKSLGLQSRKPDAAAGTSANYSPRVDGRPVQGWEEEVEDVGNQRGVFPSSVTIPMQEGIQSRIHQSVPYTSSVAEEGGRHWTDDEVRALLCVWADWRIRDRLKCTLRNKSIFQEMARQMQRNFGVVRNWKQCRTKYKNLKYDYKTAKSAHAAGGSTAGGPGKYMKFFDEVEAILLDRGLENGTMEMQKRLYDGDMAAGKIKTQASHTAPMTASEGEVVIEIDDDDNSDDCDVDGDMEAKWRGADPSSSDQFHVVTVSDTGRNWSDQEVRALIQIWSDEHVCRQLESSTRKRDIFVQISNRLMQQGIERDWKQCHTKYKNLKYLYRSLQRGKTDDSDPRRLMRFYEEVDAIMNHTRNGSPHATDPQANSGGLMLDGCKERDRVDIYLTKANTTTPMFGAMEEKTCSSDSVSSISLDVTPSIEELRPHKVKEHRLDHQHRLVDSSETRLDKEDTHFANRGMKRKSLDQDPKLQTAIKKLYTGSDFNDMVVAQCKEEQDHVPIIKIKSVCSMASPDPSPGRQGSKSTRTSIMASASDLKLGEKLNEGKTKQIFQLVDQPGLVLVQSKDQITAGNAVRKDQMEGKAAIANKTTSCVFKLLQESGIKSAFVKQHSDTAFIAAHCEMIPIEWVCRRVATGSFLKRNPGVKEGYRFSPLKMEMFFKDDANNDPQWSEEQLLEARFCLAGLTIGQCEVDIMNRSTVAIFEILEKAWATQNCTLVDMKIEFGVNVKTQEIVLADVIDNDSWRLWPAGDRSQQKDKQVYRDLKEVTPEAMQMVKRNFEWVSERVKLLLEPQASGRVVVLMGSTSDMAHCEKIKKACTSYGIHCALRVTSAHKGPDETLRIKAEYEGDGIPTVFVAVAGRSNGLGPVMSGNTAYPVINCPPLTPDWGAQDVWSSLRMPSGLGCATILSPDAAAQFAAQIFGMTDHLVWCKLRASMLNTWVSLKLADKKLQACSL is encoded by the exons ATGGAGAAaggagcagagagacaaagaggaggtGATATGGAGGTGGTGGCAGAAAAAGGCTCAGTGGAGAGGCAGTGGGGGGAGGCAGAGGTACTGGCTCTCATGTCCGTGTGGGACGAAGTGGGAGCTCAGCACGTAGCTGAGAGCAGAGCCACATTTGAGTTGATCTCAGAGCGTCTGAGGAGGCTCAGTATTGTGCGCGGCTGGTGGGAGTGTCAGGCCAAGTGCAAGAGCCTGGGACTTCAGAGCAGGAAGCCTGACGCAGCAGCAGGCACTTCAGCAAACTACAGCCCCAGAGTGGATGGAAGGCCGGTGCAGGGctgggaggaagaggtggaagaTGTGGGTAATCAAAGAGGAGTCTTCCCTTCCTCAGTCACAATCCCAATGCAGGAAG GAATCCAGAGTCGAATCCATCAGTCTGTTCCTTACACGTCGAGCGTGGCCGAAGAGGGGGGGCGCCACTGGACAGATGATGAGGTGCGCGcattgctctgtgtgtgggcTGACTGGCGTATTCGAGATCGCCTGAAGTGCACACTGCGCAACAAGTCCATCTTCCAAGAGATGGCCCGTCAGATGCAGCGCAACTTTGGGGTGGTACGCAACTGGAAACAATGTCGAACTAAATATAAGAACTTGAAGTATGACTACAAAACTGCCAAAAGTGCTCACGCTGctgggggcagcacagcaggggGTCCGGGGAAGTACATGAAGTTCTTTGATGAGGTGGAGGCCATCCTGTTGGACCGCGGACTGGAAAATGGGACTATGGAAATGCAGAAGAGACTATATGATGGTGACATGGCAGCAGGGaagataaaaacacaagcaaGCCACACAGCACCGATGACGGCCTCAGAAGGTGAAGTTGTAATAGAGATTGATGATG atgaCAATAGTGATGACTGCGATGTGGATGGAGACATGGAAGCAAAATGGAGAGGAGCAG ATCCATCCAGTTCTGACCAGTTCCACGTGGTCACTGTGTCAGACACAGGTCGAAACTGGAGCGACCAAGAGGTGCGAGCGCTAATTCAAATCTGGTCTGATGAGCATGTGTGCAGGCAGCTCGAGAGCTCAACTAGGAAGAGAGATATCTTTGTTCAGATCTCCAACAGGCTGATGCAGCAAGGCATTGAACGCGACTGGAAACAGTGCCATACCAAGTACAAAAACCTCAAGTACCTTTACCGATCCCTCCAAAGGGGTAAGACTGATGACAGTGACCCAAGACGCCTTATGAGGTTCTATGAGGAGGTGGACGCCATTATGAATCACACAAGAAATGGCTCACCACATGCCACGGATCCCCAAGCAAATTCAGGAGGACTTATGTTGGACGGATGTAAAGAGAGAGACCGTGTAGACATCTATCTGACAAAGGCCAACACGACGACCCCAATGTTTGGAGCAATGGAGGAGAAAACTTGTAGTTCTGACTCTGTCTCATCTATAAGCCTCGATGTTACGCCAAGCATCGAAGAACTGAGGCCACATAAAGTTAAGGAGCATCGCTTGGATCACCAGCACAGATTAGTGG actcTTCTGAAACTAGATTAGATAAAGAGGATACACACTTTGCAAACAGAGGAATGAAGAGGAAATCCTTGGATCAAG aCCCCAAACTCCAGACAGCAATAAAAAAACTATACACTGGCTCTGACTTTAATGATATGGTGGTGGCCCAGTGTAAAGAAGAGCAGGATCACGTCCCAATAATAAAGATCAAGTCAGTGTGTTCAATGGCCTCCCCTGATCCATCCCCTGGGAGACAG GGCTCTAAGTCGACAAGGACCTCCATCATGGCCTCCGCCTCAG ATCTGAAGCTCGGCGAGAAACTTAATGAGGGAAAAACGAAGCAGATTTTTCAGCTGGTGGACCAGCCTGGACTGGTTCTGGTCCAGTCCAAAGACCAGATCACCGCTGGGAACGCGGTGAGGAAGGATCAAATGGAGGGCAAGGCTGCCATCGCCAACAAAACCACGAGCTGCGTGTtcaagctgctgcaggaatCTG GTATTAAATCTGCCTTTGTGAAGCAGCATTCAGACACAGCTTTCATTGCGGCCCATTGTGAAATGATCCCCATTGAGTGGGTATGTCGGAGGGTGGCGACGGGTTCCTTCCTCAAGAGGAATCCAGGTGTCAAAGAAGGCTATCGCTTCTCACCACTGAAGATGGAAATGTTCTTTAAA GATGATGCCAACAATGATCCTCAGTGGTCTGAGGAGCAGCTCCTGGAGGCCAGGTTCTGCCTGGCTGGGCTCACTATTGGTCAGTGTGAGGTGGACATCATGAACCGCAGCACTGTGGCCATCTTTGAGATTCTGGAAAAGGCCTGGGCCACTCAGAACTGCACCCTGGTGGATATGAAG ATTGAGTTTGGCGTGAATGTGAAAACTCAAGAGATTGTTCTTGCTGATGTGATCGACAATGATTCATGGAGGCTGTGGCCAGCTGGAGATCGTAGTCAGCAAAAGGATAAGCAG GTGTACCGTGACCTTAAAGAAGTTACCCCAGAGGCCATGCAGATGGTGAAGAGGAACTTTGAGTGGGTCTCTGAGAGGGTCAAG CTACTGTTGGAGCCCCAGGCGAGTGGAAGAGTGGTAGTTCTGATGGGCTCCACCTCAGACATGGCCCACTGTGAAAAAATCAAGAAGGCTTGTACCTCCTATGGAATCCACTGTGCTCTCAGAGTCACCTCAGCTCACAAAGGTCCAGATGAGACACTCCGCATCAAAGCAGAATATGAAg gtgATGGCATCCCTActgtgtttgtggctgtggCTGGTAGAAGCAACGGTCTTGGTCCAGTGATGTCAGGCAACACTGCTTATCCAGTCATCAACTGCCCACCTCTCACTCCAGACTGGGGTGCCCAAGATGTGTGGTCGTCACTCCGTATGCCAAGCG GTCTTGGGTGTGCCACGATCCTCTCCCCTGACGCTGCTGCTCAGTTTGCGGCGCAGATCTTCGGCATGACCGATCACCTGGTGTGGTGCAAACTGAGAGCCTCAATGCTCAACACCTGGGTGTCTCTCAAGCTGGCTGACAAGAAGCTACAGGCCTGCAGCCTCTGA